One [Clostridium] saccharolyticum WM1 DNA segment encodes these proteins:
- a CDS encoding sensor histidine kinase: protein MEPLDHRPDPDVILEDIQAHRDHRTGRLKIFFGYAAGVGKTYAMLDDAQDRLKSGINVLVGYIEPHTRPETMQKLHGLPVLPPKTVSYRTMELKEFDLDKALEQKPELILVDELAHTNAQGGRNKKRYQDIEELLGAGIDVYTTVNVQHMESLNDVIENITKVRVRETVPDYIFDRAEKIELVDIAPDELLRRLEEGKIYRSDRAETAVQNFFTQENLRLLREIALRCAADKISLENQNERSLSDKMANTKLLVCIGTSPSSAKCIRWTARAAEAFHASWTALYVEDMGNEDFTPEQQKTLRSNLDLSEKLGAEIVNLTGHDIAATVAEYAKLSGITNIVVGKSRNKRTLKNLFDMDFEDKLISLLPSIEIHIIPGNTGKRSYKKPKKRVKHDSFHFSWTDAMKTFTILVAATLLSHGIRRLDIMNQNIIMVYIFSVLLVSRMTEGY from the coding sequence ATGGAACCATTGGATCACAGGCCTGACCCTGATGTGATTTTAGAAGATATACAGGCGCACCGGGACCATAGGACGGGAAGATTAAAAATATTTTTCGGATATGCCGCCGGAGTGGGAAAGACCTATGCAATGCTTGACGATGCCCAGGACCGTTTAAAAAGCGGGATCAACGTTCTGGTTGGCTATATTGAACCACATACCCGCCCTGAGACCATGCAGAAGCTGCATGGTCTTCCGGTGCTTCCTCCCAAAACAGTGTCATACCGCACCATGGAGCTAAAGGAGTTTGACTTGGACAAAGCCCTGGAGCAAAAGCCGGAACTGATCCTTGTGGATGAGCTGGCTCACACCAACGCCCAGGGAGGGCGGAATAAAAAGCGTTATCAGGACATTGAAGAGCTTTTGGGGGCAGGAATCGATGTTTATACAACGGTAAATGTCCAGCATATGGAAAGCCTCAACGATGTGATCGAGAACATCACGAAGGTCAGGGTCCGGGAAACCGTACCGGATTACATTTTTGACCGTGCCGAGAAAATCGAGCTGGTGGATATTGCGCCGGACGAGCTGCTGCGCCGTCTGGAAGAGGGAAAGATATACCGGTCTGACCGGGCGGAGACTGCCGTTCAGAACTTTTTCACCCAGGAAAACCTGCGGCTTCTGCGGGAAATTGCACTTCGCTGTGCTGCGGACAAAATCAGCCTGGAGAATCAGAATGAGCGGAGCCTGTCTGATAAAATGGCAAATACCAAGCTGCTTGTCTGCATCGGGACTTCCCCTTCGTCGGCAAAATGCATCCGGTGGACGGCCCGGGCGGCGGAAGCCTTCCATGCAAGCTGGACTGCATTGTACGTGGAAGATATGGGGAATGAGGATTTCACCCCGGAACAGCAGAAAACCCTTCGGTCCAATTTAGACCTTTCGGAAAAACTGGGGGCAGAGATCGTCAACCTGACCGGCCATGATATCGCCGCCACCGTTGCGGAATATGCAAAGCTTTCCGGAATTACGAATATTGTGGTTGGCAAAAGCAGAAATAAAAGAACCCTTAAAAACCTGTTTGACATGGACTTTGAAGATAAACTCATCTCTCTTTTGCCTAGCATTGAGATTCATATCATACCGGGGAATACAGGAAAGCGGAGTTATAAGAAGCCTAAAAAAAGGGTGAAGCATGATTCGTTTCATTTTTCCTGGACGGATGCCATGAAAACCTTCACCATTCTGGTGGCAGCCACCCTGCTGTCCCATGGGATCCGCAGGCTTGACATTATGAACCAGAATATTATCATGGTTTATATTTTTTCCGTTTTGCTGGTTTCCCGCATGACAGAAGGGTATTAG
- the kdpC gene encoding K(+)-transporting ATPase subunit C: protein MKAMKSFRAAAICFGIMTILCGIVYTAAVTGAAQLLFPDQANGTIITAAQRDGTQKEYGSQWIAQEFTKPQYLIGRPFKVSNLSPAGKEQQILVSERVNWWHSFDPDNKADIPMDLVTASGSGVDPHISPEAAEYQVARIAAARNMTEDQVRSIIRSYTRDRFLGFIGQPAVNVLEVNLALDGLLQPENVV, encoded by the coding sequence ATGAAAGCCATGAAATCATTTAGAGCCGCGGCCATATGCTTCGGCATCATGACCATATTGTGCGGCATTGTTTATACGGCAGCCGTTACGGGAGCAGCCCAATTATTATTTCCGGATCAGGCCAACGGCACCATAATAACAGCTGCGCAAAGGGATGGAACCCAAAAGGAATATGGGTCCCAATGGATTGCCCAGGAATTTACAAAACCCCAGTACCTGATCGGAAGGCCTTTCAAGGTGTCAAATCTCTCTCCGGCAGGCAAGGAGCAGCAAATCCTTGTTTCAGAACGGGTGAACTGGTGGCATTCCTTTGACCCGGACAATAAGGCCGATATCCCCATGGACTTAGTTACGGCCTCAGGCAGCGGCGTTGACCCTCATATTTCCCCTGAGGCGGCGGAATACCAGGTGGCAAGGATCGCAGCTGCCAGAAATATGACGGAGGACCAGGTGAGAAGTATTATCAGGTCTTATACCAGGGACCGTTTCCTGGGATTCATAGGCCAGCCGGCGGTCAATGTTTTAGAAGTAAATTTAGCGCTGGATGGTTTGCTCCAGCCGGAAAACGTGGTATGA
- a CDS encoding ATP-binding protein, producing MFASVISVLTFNFFFTEPYFTLNAIQAGYPLTFVIMLLVALITSTLTVRIKAEARLAVKREHRTEILYEINKKLLATRGLDRIVALTNDYVVKLFERSIVFFTMDPEQGADGEVAQAPDDIGASVLNSSDEKAVAHWVFLNQKRAGAGTDTLMGAAALYMPVVSQGKVLAVWGISCGKGTLDHNTRLFLRMIASQVAMALERQQLSDEQRNIMVESEKEKMRSTLLRAISHDLRTPLASILGASSVIRENGEMLDYNTRNSLVANIQEESQWLIRMVENLLSVTRINENASNLAKSPEAGEEVIGEAVSRVKRRFPQRKILVQVPEEFLEVPMDGTLIVQVLINLLENAIKYSPEDSPVEVRLDREGTWARFQVLDRGRGIPNEDFPYLFTGYKPGESKSADSSRGMGIGLTICKTIINAHQGSLEAENRKDGGTVFRFALPLKGSE from the coding sequence ATCTTCGCTTCTGTTATCAGCGTGCTGACCTTTAACTTTTTTTTCACGGAACCCTATTTCACCTTAAATGCCATTCAGGCCGGTTATCCCCTGACCTTTGTGATCATGCTTTTGGTGGCTCTGATCACCAGCACCCTGACTGTGCGCATCAAGGCGGAAGCACGGCTGGCGGTAAAGAGGGAACACCGTACGGAGATCCTGTATGAGATCAATAAAAAGCTTCTTGCTACAAGGGGGCTTGACCGGATCGTTGCCCTTACGAACGATTATGTTGTCAAGCTGTTTGAACGTTCCATCGTATTTTTTACCATGGATCCGGAACAGGGAGCGGATGGGGAGGTGGCCCAGGCCCCGGATGACATCGGGGCCTCTGTTTTAAACTCATCCGATGAAAAGGCAGTTGCCCATTGGGTGTTCTTAAACCAAAAGCGGGCTGGAGCAGGAACTGATACACTGATGGGGGCTGCGGCGCTTTATATGCCGGTGGTTTCCCAGGGAAAGGTTCTTGCCGTCTGGGGGATTTCCTGCGGGAAAGGAACCCTTGACCACAACACCCGCCTGTTTCTGCGCATGATCGCTTCCCAGGTGGCAATGGCTCTGGAGCGACAGCAGCTTTCTGATGAGCAGCGCAACATCATGGTAGAATCAGAAAAAGAAAAGATGCGGAGCACTCTTTTGCGGGCCATATCCCATGACCTGCGTACGCCTCTTGCAAGCATCCTGGGAGCCAGCTCCGTGATCCGTGAAAACGGGGAAATGCTTGATTATAATACACGGAACAGTCTGGTGGCCAACATACAGGAGGAATCCCAGTGGCTCATTCGCATGGTGGAAAACCTCCTTTCCGTAACAAGAATCAATGAAAATGCCTCCAATCTGGCCAAAAGCCCGGAGGCGGGGGAGGAAGTCATCGGAGAGGCAGTCAGCCGCGTCAAACGAAGATTTCCTCAGCGGAAAATCCTTGTCCAAGTCCCGGAGGAATTCTTAGAGGTACCAATGGACGGGACCCTGATTGTTCAGGTGTTAATAAATCTTCTTGAAAATGCCATCAAATATTCTCCGGAAGATTCTCCGGTTGAGGTCCGTCTGGACAGGGAAGGAACATGGGCCAGGTTCCAGGTGCTGGACAGGGGGAGGGGGATTCCCAATGAAGATTTTCCCTATCTGTTTACCGGATATAAGCCCGGTGAAAGCAAAAGCGCTGATTCC